A window from Corynebacterium singulare encodes these proteins:
- a CDS encoding nitrite/sulfite reductase: protein MPASTATRAVKERAKKPEGQWLIDGTEPLNHDEELKQREPVLEVKQRVIDTYAKGGFDSIDREDLYPRFKWLGLYTQRKQNLGGEHTGEDNSVLEDKYFMMRIRFDGGICSTEQARVVGEISRDYARSTVDLTDRQNIQLHWVRIEDVPTIWEKLESVGLNTWDACGDVPRVVLGSPVAGIAKDEIIDATLAIREIQDIVTNEEFQNLPRKFKTAISGNARQDVVHEINDLAFIGVEHPELGPGFECYVGGGLSTNPMLAQSLGAFVTFEQVPEVWAGVVRIFRDYGYRRLRNRARLKFLVAKWGAAKFREVLENEYLGYALPDGPKAPTNLIDRDHIGVHEQRDGNVYLGVKPTLGHMSGEQLIEVAELVERYGSTSMRFTPFKELLILDIAPDKAEALQADLENLGLYSKPSEFRRGLLSCTGLEYCKLAHVTTKSRAIELADELEERFGDLDSPITISLNGCPNACARHHVSDIGLKGQTVTNADGERVEGFQVHLGGTVGEGANFGRKLRGHKVASTELTEYVTRVVQNYVDNREEGELFREYLLRADEEQLR from the coding sequence GGGCAGTGGCTTATCGACGGCACCGAGCCCCTCAACCACGACGAGGAGCTCAAGCAGCGCGAACCCGTCCTGGAGGTCAAGCAGCGCGTCATTGACACCTACGCCAAGGGTGGCTTCGACTCGATCGACCGCGAGGACCTGTACCCGCGCTTCAAGTGGCTCGGCCTGTACACGCAGCGCAAGCAGAATCTCGGCGGCGAGCACACCGGCGAGGACAACTCGGTGCTGGAAGACAAGTACTTCATGATGCGCATCCGCTTCGACGGCGGTATCTGCTCCACCGAGCAAGCCCGCGTGGTCGGCGAGATCTCGCGCGACTACGCGCGCTCCACCGTGGACCTCACCGATCGGCAGAACATCCAGCTGCACTGGGTGCGCATCGAAGATGTGCCCACCATCTGGGAGAAGCTCGAGTCCGTTGGACTGAACACGTGGGACGCCTGCGGCGACGTGCCGCGCGTGGTCCTGGGCTCGCCGGTCGCGGGCATTGCCAAGGACGAAATCATTGACGCCACCCTGGCGATCCGCGAGATCCAGGACATCGTCACCAACGAGGAGTTCCAGAACCTCCCGCGCAAGTTCAAGACCGCCATCTCCGGCAACGCGCGCCAGGACGTCGTCCACGAGATCAACGACCTCGCCTTCATCGGCGTCGAGCACCCGGAGCTCGGCCCCGGCTTCGAGTGCTACGTCGGCGGCGGCCTGTCGACCAACCCGATGCTCGCGCAGTCCCTCGGCGCCTTTGTCACCTTCGAGCAGGTTCCCGAGGTGTGGGCCGGCGTGGTGCGCATCTTCCGCGATTACGGCTACCGACGCCTCCGCAACCGCGCCCGCCTGAAGTTCCTCGTGGCCAAGTGGGGCGCGGCCAAGTTCCGCGAGGTCCTGGAGAACGAGTACCTCGGCTACGCGCTGCCCGATGGCCCGAAGGCGCCCACCAACCTCATCGACCGCGACCACATCGGCGTGCACGAGCAGCGCGACGGCAACGTCTACCTCGGCGTCAAGCCCACCCTGGGGCACATGTCCGGCGAGCAGCTCATCGAGGTCGCCGAGTTGGTGGAGCGCTACGGCTCCACCTCCATGCGCTTCACCCCGTTCAAGGAGCTGCTGATCCTTGACATCGCCCCGGACAAGGCCGAGGCGCTGCAGGCGGACCTGGAGAACCTGGGCCTGTACTCCAAGCCCAGCGAGTTCCGCCGTGGCCTGCTCTCCTGCACCGGGCTCGAGTACTGCAAGCTCGCGCACGTGACCACCAAGTCCCGCGCCATTGAGCTTGCCGACGAGCTGGAGGAGCGCTTCGGCGATCTGGACAGTCCAATCACCATCTCGCTCAACGGCTGCCCCAACGCCTGTGCCCGCCACCACGTCTCCGACATCGGTCTGAAGGGCCAGACGGTGACCAACGCGGACGGCGAGCGTGTCGAGGGCTTCCAGGTGCACCTGGGCGGCACCGTCGGCGAGGGCGCCAACTTTGGCCGCAAGCTGCGCGGCCACAAGGTCGCGTCGACCGAGCTCACCGAGTACGTCACCCGCGTCGTGCAGAACTACGTGGACAACCGCGAAGAGGGGGAACTCTTCCGCGAGTACCTGTTGCGGGCCGACGAGGAGCAGCTGCGATGA